One window from the genome of Echinicola vietnamensis DSM 17526 encodes:
- a CDS encoding response regulator transcription factor: protein MLHQKLDTLVSELLTAKILSDHQLDLERFDEFVNQQSSLITLHDIGNYRPVHINNACKEFYGFTNNFLSGMDYIYYLKTIHPSYYPTLFRSLTFFNEDSEEYLDLTYKLKDAEGNWQIMKGTTKTITRTNTSRPHYALSLLIPESKLSPGKDAPMRLLETLTKREMEIFLKLAEGLAPHEIGARLFISEETVKKHKQNIFKKLKCNKTSELIKLAFELGVKY from the coding sequence ATGCTGCATCAAAAGTTGGACACCCTAGTTTCTGAACTGCTCACGGCAAAAATTCTTTCTGACCACCAGCTGGACCTTGAGCGTTTTGATGAATTCGTCAACCAACAGTCATCACTGATTACGCTGCACGACATTGGCAATTACCGACCAGTCCATATCAACAATGCCTGCAAGGAGTTTTATGGCTTTACGAACAACTTCCTTTCAGGTATGGATTATATCTATTACCTCAAAACAATCCACCCTTCCTATTACCCCACACTCTTTCGTTCCCTGACCTTTTTCAACGAGGACAGTGAAGAATACTTAGACCTTACCTATAAGCTCAAAGATGCTGAAGGAAACTGGCAAATCATGAAGGGCACCACCAAAACCATCACTCGGACAAACACCAGCAGACCACATTACGCCCTATCTTTACTAATCCCTGAAAGCAAACTTTCTCCCGGTAAAGATGCCCCCATGAGGCTATTGGAAACACTGACGAAGCGTGAAATGGAAATCTTCCTGAAACTAGCCGAAGGACTCGCCCCACATGAAATAGGGGCCAGGCTATTTATCTCTGAAGAAACCGTCAAAAAACACAAACAAAACATCTTCAAAAAATTAAAATGCAATAAAACCAGTGAACTGATCAAGCTGGCATTTGAACTTGGCGTAAAATATTAG
- a CDS encoding adenosine kinase, which yields MKKKYDVVGMGNALVDIEFKVSDQFLAENNVEKGLMTLVDEARQDELMAVINTAEAKKQCGGSAANSVIAVSQFGGSAYYNCKVANDLLGKFFVEDLKASGVAHNLQADQLEDGITGKCLVMVTEDAERTMNTFLGITERFSSKDLYEDVINDAEYLYIEGYLVTSPNGKAAMMHAKKHAEEQGTNVALTFSDPAMVKYFKEGFEEVIGAGVDLLFANEEEARLFTGEEDLKKAREALKKVAKRFVITMGKNGAMIYDGDTFIDIEPYETEAIDTNGAGDMFAGAFLFGITNGHSYASSGKLASLASSKVVSQFGPRLEWHEAKKVLEHLRPELG from the coding sequence ATGAAAAAGAAATATGATGTAGTGGGCATGGGAAATGCCCTTGTGGATATTGAGTTTAAAGTATCGGATCAGTTTTTAGCTGAAAACAACGTTGAGAAAGGCTTGATGACCTTGGTCGACGAAGCCCGCCAAGATGAACTCATGGCCGTGATCAACACCGCAGAAGCCAAAAAGCAATGTGGCGGATCTGCGGCCAATTCGGTGATCGCTGTGAGTCAGTTTGGAGGGAGTGCCTATTACAATTGCAAAGTAGCCAATGACTTGTTAGGGAAGTTTTTTGTAGAAGATCTCAAGGCATCTGGAGTGGCGCACAATCTGCAGGCAGATCAGTTGGAAGACGGTATTACGGGGAAGTGTTTGGTCATGGTGACCGAAGATGCTGAGCGTACCATGAATACTTTTCTTGGCATCACCGAGCGTTTTTCCAGCAAAGATCTTTATGAGGATGTTATCAATGATGCAGAGTACCTCTATATAGAAGGTTATCTGGTTACTTCTCCAAACGGCAAGGCTGCAATGATGCATGCCAAGAAACATGCCGAGGAGCAGGGGACCAATGTGGCCTTGACCTTTTCTGACCCGGCTATGGTAAAGTATTTTAAGGAAGGATTTGAAGAAGTTATCGGCGCAGGGGTAGACCTGTTGTTTGCCAATGAAGAAGAGGCGAGGTTGTTTACAGGGGAAGAGGATCTGAAGAAAGCCCGGGAGGCGTTGAAAAAAGTGGCCAAGCGATTTGTCATCACCATGGGGAAAAATGGTGCCATGATTTATGATGGCGATACCTTTATTGATATTGAGCCATATGAAACAGAGGCCATCGATACCAATGGTGCCGGGGATATGTTTGCAGGGGCTTTTCTTTTCGGAATTACCAATGGCCATTCGTATGCTTCCAGTGGAAAACTGGCCAGCCTGGCTTCTTCAAAAGTGGTGAGCCAGTTTGGGCCAAGGTTGGAATGGCATGAAGCCAAAAAAGTGTTAGAGCACTTGCGTCCGGAGTTGGGGTGA
- a CDS encoding HAD hydrolase-like protein yields the protein MNYRKRLKKLLLSLTMETLLPRVESIKLVIWDLDETFWHGTLSEEGVIPIPENIELVKQLSERGIINSIVSKNNFETAKEKLQELGIWDYFVFPAIDWSPKGILIRNIIENCQLRSPNVLFLDDNHSNLEEARFYNPKIKAHFPDFIPQMLANEALAGKVDSNLSRLKQYKILEKKHDAKKSFNDNLDFLKSSGIEIELIHKLESHKDRIHELLQRTNQLNFTKIRLDLDEVQALINSPMHKSALVKVKDNFGDYGIIGFYSLDSIKNSLDHFVFSCRILNLGIPQFIYAKLGFPDLKVVPDVAEELDRSTPDWIDERNVSDPSMPSAAQTPAKKELPLLFRGPCDYKQTLFYLQNSGFDIMQETNYVTENIPSYPTHTNTLIDAIRLTTAQKKRILAVKDIPFFDKHYYDTSALETNAEYIVMALETDYHQHLYRHKDSDIKLALGKREGVLTEAANHPSLVHYFKERGAAHLGTKALVNFSINFTHIGLISPEEFYQNLCTIRTLIPAYKKLILINAPTPPPGHEQRYEIMNQMVDDFIENNENTQLVDLRKLTNTTIFSDNGSKNFNRKTYLEIASLLLEQLPDASNESVSKNISPFLVFKNEIRMRYLVTKSFLRKNVWMKIKRFNLLLALELYLEDGLAEIILSCKFIIF from the coding sequence ATTAATTACCGGAAAAGATTAAAGAAACTATTACTCTCTCTTACTATGGAAACACTACTTCCACGGGTGGAAAGCATCAAGCTTGTCATCTGGGATCTGGATGAAACATTTTGGCACGGAACGCTGAGTGAGGAAGGTGTCATTCCCATCCCAGAAAACATTGAACTCGTTAAACAATTGTCAGAAAGAGGCATCATTAACAGCATTGTCTCTAAGAATAATTTTGAAACTGCAAAAGAAAAGCTTCAAGAACTCGGTATTTGGGACTACTTCGTCTTCCCTGCGATCGACTGGAGTCCAAAAGGCATTTTGATCAGGAATATCATTGAAAATTGTCAGCTAAGAAGCCCAAACGTCCTTTTTCTGGATGACAATCACTCCAACTTGGAAGAAGCCAGGTTTTACAATCCCAAAATAAAGGCTCATTTTCCGGACTTTATCCCACAGATGCTCGCCAATGAAGCCCTTGCAGGCAAAGTTGACAGCAATCTTTCCCGGCTAAAACAATACAAGATCCTGGAAAAAAAACATGATGCCAAAAAGAGCTTTAACGACAATCTGGATTTCTTAAAATCTTCCGGGATCGAAATTGAACTGATACATAAGCTAGAATCCCACAAAGACAGGATACACGAACTGCTCCAGAGAACAAATCAGCTTAACTTTACCAAAATCCGCCTTGACCTTGATGAAGTACAGGCCTTAATCAACAGCCCTATGCACAAGTCCGCCTTGGTGAAAGTCAAGGATAACTTTGGAGACTATGGCATCATTGGCTTTTACAGCTTGGACAGTATCAAAAACAGCCTTGACCATTTCGTTTTTTCTTGCCGCATCTTAAACCTCGGAATACCCCAATTCATTTACGCCAAACTGGGATTTCCAGACTTAAAAGTGGTGCCAGACGTCGCCGAAGAACTGGACCGATCAACCCCCGACTGGATCGATGAACGCAATGTGTCAGACCCAAGCATGCCGTCGGCGGCTCAGACTCCTGCAAAAAAAGAGTTGCCATTGTTATTTAGAGGGCCATGCGATTACAAACAAACCTTATTCTACCTCCAAAACTCGGGTTTTGACATTATGCAGGAGACGAATTATGTCACTGAAAACATCCCGTCTTACCCAACGCATACAAACACTTTAATAGATGCCATTCGGTTAACTACAGCACAAAAAAAACGCATCTTAGCCGTTAAGGATATTCCATTTTTTGATAAACACTACTATGATACTTCTGCCCTGGAAACCAATGCTGAATATATCGTTATGGCACTGGAAACAGATTACCATCAACACCTCTATCGGCACAAGGATTCCGACATAAAACTGGCATTGGGAAAAAGGGAAGGAGTACTCACCGAAGCGGCTAACCACCCATCCCTCGTTCATTATTTTAAGGAAAGAGGCGCCGCTCATCTCGGGACAAAAGCATTGGTGAATTTTTCGATCAACTTCACCCATATCGGGTTAATCTCCCCAGAGGAATTCTACCAAAACCTATGCACTATAAGAACTTTAATTCCTGCATATAAAAAATTGATTCTGATCAATGCTCCAACCCCTCCACCTGGCCATGAACAGCGGTACGAAATCATGAATCAAATGGTGGATGATTTTATTGAAAACAACGAAAATACCCAGTTGGTAGATCTCAGAAAACTAACCAACACTACAATATTCAGCGATAATGGAAGTAAGAACTTCAACAGAAAAACATACTTGGAAATCGCCAGTTTGCTTCTGGAGCAGCTTCCTGATGCTTCAAATGAAAGCGTTAGCAAAAACATAAGTCCATTCTTGGTCTTCAAAAATGAAATCAGGATGCGCTATTTGGTTACCAAAAGTTTCCTACGAAAAAACGTATGGATGAAGATCAAACGGTTTAATCTACTGCTAGCACTAGAATTATACCTGGAAGATGGCTTAGCAGAAATCATTCTTTCATGTAAATTCATCATATTTTGA